From the Haemophilus parainfluenzae genome, the window TTTTTTTGCTCATACGGAACAGGTGTATCAGTCTCTTGGTTTTATTCAAAATCAAGGGGTTATACAAAAGTTAAGACGACTTTATAACCGTTCTTCTCTAGAAAAAAATGAATTAAATATTTTGCGAGGAATGTTAAGTGCGATTGAAAAACGCCTTAATCTGCAAAAAGAGTAAAATTGACTATCATAGTCAGATAGGTAAACTACCTAGATGGCGATTTATAGGGATGCTTTATGAAACTAACATCTAAAGGACGATATGCGGTTACCGCAATTTTAGATATCGCATTACATGCAGGAACAAACCCTGTTTGTTTAGCGGATATCTCAGAACGTCAAAATATTTCACTTTCTTATCTTGAGCAATTATTTGCAAAATTGCGTCGAGGAGGATTAGTAAAAAGCGTTCGCGGCCCAGGTGGTGGCTATCGTTTAGCGTTACCAACTGATCAAATTTCTATCGGTATGGTGATTTCAGCCGTAAATGAGAACATTAATGTGACAAGATGCCTTGGTAAAGGAAATTGTAAAGGTGGAG encodes:
- the iscR gene encoding Fe-S cluster assembly transcriptional regulator IscR gives rise to the protein MKLTSKGRYAVTAILDIALHAGTNPVCLADISERQNISLSYLEQLFAKLRRGGLVKSVRGPGGGYRLALPTDQISIGMVISAVNENINVTRCLGKGNCKGGVECLTHTLWQDLSDRISDFLDEITLAELVEKKAGKHKAHKDFDDLIVVNQ